The sequence below is a genomic window from Candidatus Hydrogenedentota bacterium.
GGACATGAAGACGGCGGTTCAGCGCTACAACCTGTTCTCCGGCGGCGGATGCCTGCCGCCACTGTGGGGGCTCGGCGTCTACTACCGCGGCCACACCAAGTTCAGCGCCGCCGAGGTGCTCTCCACGGCGAAGCTGATCCGCGACAGCGGCATGCCCTGCGACGTGTTCGGCCTGGAGCCCGGATGGCACACCCACGCCTACTCCTGCACCTACGTGTGGAGCCCCGAGCGCTGGCCCGACCCGGACGGGTTCATCCGCGAGATGCGCGGCATGGGCTACGAGCTGAACCTGTGGGAGCACGCCTTTGTGCATCCCGACTCGCCCCTGCGCGCGCCGCTGCTGCCGCTGTCCGGCGACTACGAGGTGTGGCAGGGGCTGGTGCCGGACTTCTCCCTGCCCGAGGCGCGCGCCCTGTTCGCCGACTACCACGAGCGCGAGCTGGTGCGGAAGGGGATCACGGGGTTCAAGCTGGACGAGTGCGACAACCAGCCGAACAAGAAGGACCCCTGGTCGTTCCCCGAGCTGTCGAAGTTCCCCTCCGGCATGGACGGCGAGCAGATGCACGGCCTGTTCGGCAGCCTCTACCAGAAGACCCTGGGGGAGGTCTTCGACCGGAACCAGATCCGCACCTACGGCAAGGTGCGGTCGTCCCACGCCCTGGCCGCGCCGCTGCCCTTCGTGCTGTACAGCGACTATTACGACCACGCGGGATTCGTGCGCGCGCTGGCGAACAGCGGATTCTGCGGCCACCTGTGGCAGCCCGAGGTGCGCAACTGCGCCAGCGTGGCCGATCTCCTCCGCCGCACCCAGACCGCCGTTTTCTCCCCGCAGACGGTGATTGACTCGTGGTTCCTCAAGCTGCCGCCGTGGCTCCAGATAGACACGGACAAGAACAACGCCGGGGAGCTGATGCCGGACCACGAGGCGGTCACCGCCCGCGTGCGCGCGCTCCTGGAGATGCGCATGCGCCTCGTGCCGTACCTCTACGGCGCGTTCCTCGACTACCACCGCACCGGCACGCCGCCCTTCCGCGCCGTGGTCATGGATTATCCCGAAGACAAAAACACCCACCAGCTCGACACCGCCTACATGATGGGCCCCTCCCTGCTGGTCGCCCCGCTCTTCGGCGACGCCACCACGCGGAAGCTCTGGCTTCCCAGGGGCGACTGGTTCGACTTCTGGACCGGCGCGCGGTTCGAGGGGGGAAAGGAGCATGACATCATGGCGGACACGGACACCATCCCGGTGTTCGTCAAGGCCGGATCGCTGATCCCGCTGGCGGACCCCGTTTCGCACATCACCCGGGAGACGGTGTTTCAGCTGGAGGTGCGGGCCTACGGCGCGCCGCCCGCCGCCTTTGAACTGCCCGAGGATGACGGGGTTTCCACGCTGCCCGCCGATGGAACCATCAGCACGGTCCGTCTGGACTGGCCCAGGAAGGGGAAGCCCCGCATGATCCGGACAGGGGACGCCCCCGCCCGCCGCTACGAGGTCAGGGAGTGGCTGCGTTTCGACAAGCAGTAATAGCGCGCCGGAACCCCGCGCCTATGGTATCCTTTTCACCGTCCCCCCGCCCGGGGGGGCGAAGCCCCGGCAAACACACACCGCGCGCCCGGCGCGCGAACAAAGGATTTCATCATGTCCAACCGCCCGATCGGCGCCGTCACGTTTGACCTCTGGGACTGCCTGTTTCACGACGACTCGGACGAGCCGAAGCGCGCGGCGGCGGGCCTGCCGCCGAAACCGGTGGCCCGGCGCGACCTGCTCCACCGGCTGCTCTCCAAGCACGCCCACACGGACCGGGTGCTGTCGGACCTGGCCTTCGACGTCTCCGACGCCGCCTTCCGCAAGGTGTGGCACGACCAGCATGTGACGTG
It includes:
- a CDS encoding glycoside hydrolase: MILCGVLLGAVALLTTGQTPAGEAPPSVESAAPGVWKVSWGTPETHTPVSVLAPVPRTAALGALPEAAEPPLPPEAFRFRTNARGLVIEIPMTPSEQIFGLGLHPTLFNCTDTRKEMVVNDHQEDGDGSSHAPAPFYVSTRGYGVFVDTARYARFYCGNLAPVAENAAAPDGGPVDTTEDLYRHRALSAKTMTVEVPVAKGVDVYLFAGPDMKTAVQRYNLFSGGGCLPPLWGLGVYYRGHTKFSAAEVLSTAKLIRDSGMPCDVFGLEPGWHTHAYSCTYVWSPERWPDPDGFIREMRGMGYELNLWEHAFVHPDSPLRAPLLPLSGDYEVWQGLVPDFSLPEARALFADYHERELVRKGITGFKLDECDNQPNKKDPWSFPELSKFPSGMDGEQMHGLFGSLYQKTLGEVFDRNQIRTYGKVRSSHALAAPLPFVLYSDYYDHAGFVRALANSGFCGHLWQPEVRNCASVADLLRRTQTAVFSPQTVIDSWFLKLPPWLQIDTDKNNAGELMPDHEAVTARVRALLEMRMRLVPYLYGAFLDYHRTGTPPFRAVVMDYPEDKNTHQLDTAYMMGPSLLVAPLFGDATTRKLWLPRGDWFDFWTGARFEGGKEHDIMADTDTIPVFVKAGSLIPLADPVSHITRETVFQLEVRAYGAPPAAFELPEDDGVSTLPADGTISTVRLDWPRKGKPRMIRTGDAPARRYEVREWLRFDKQ